From uncultured Roseateles sp., the proteins below share one genomic window:
- a CDS encoding EAL domain-containing protein yields the protein MAYLIPRYDPAIVAASLLIASFAAYVTLDLAQRVRAEDLAVARAWWIGGSVTMGTGIWSMHFVGMLAYALPIPLGYTGLLTLMSWVAAVGTSAVALWLAGRGQLTLGRLAGGALLMGAGICAMHYTGMAALDMAPPIVWRWSLVAASVAIAVGASAAALLIFFWLRRFGEQGDKRYQALAALVMGAAISGMHYTGMAAAQFPESSLCLSSSALGGDQLGTLVILASTVLLGLTLFTSMLDARLQSRSAHLAASLQTANAQLQAANQELQQRAFVDTLTGLPNRQLFDDRLKHALARQARAGRNDRMAVLFVDLDGFKPVNDSFGHAVGDRVLQEVAQRLRNAARGSDTVARIGGDEFVLLLEDLDEAGDATVFARRIVQSLGKPMQLDGRQVQITASVGIALHPDHGDGDKLLPHADAAMYAAKRAGGNGLLMFEPHMDAGAAQQLGLQFDLRQAVAGGQLSLHYQPKFDSRRARLSGVEALLRWQHPLQGNIPPNVFIPIAERSGLINELGNWVIAEACRQMQAWQDQGVHLRVAINLSVHQLRQDDLTNRIARALKDHQVDAAMLLCEITESVAMEDIRTTQQAFEGLSRIGVFLSIDDFGTGYSSLSYLRQLPARQLKIDRSFIHDLETSADARAVVDAVVRLAHALGLSVVAEGVETQGQCSILLQLDCDELQGFLFARPMPADELFAWASGQKPDAAIGFSPSVFSGLGPPSRSG from the coding sequence ATGGCCTATCTGATCCCGCGCTACGACCCCGCGATCGTCGCCGCCTCGTTGCTGATCGCCAGCTTCGCGGCCTATGTCACCCTCGATCTGGCTCAGCGGGTGCGTGCCGAAGACCTTGCCGTGGCGCGCGCCTGGTGGATAGGCGGCTCCGTCACCATGGGCACCGGCATCTGGTCCATGCACTTCGTCGGCATGCTGGCCTACGCCCTGCCAATTCCGCTGGGCTATACCGGCCTGCTGACCCTGATGTCCTGGGTGGCGGCCGTCGGCACCTCGGCCGTGGCGCTGTGGCTGGCCGGGCGCGGACAACTGACCCTGGGCCGGCTGGCCGGCGGCGCCCTGCTGATGGGGGCCGGCATCTGCGCCATGCACTACACCGGCATGGCCGCGCTGGACATGGCGCCACCCATCGTCTGGCGCTGGTCGCTGGTGGCGGCCTCGGTGGCCATTGCCGTTGGCGCCTCGGCCGCCGCGCTGCTGATCTTCTTCTGGCTGCGCCGCTTTGGCGAGCAGGGCGACAAGCGCTACCAGGCCCTGGCCGCGCTGGTGATGGGCGCGGCCATCAGCGGTATGCACTACACCGGCATGGCCGCCGCCCAGTTCCCCGAGAGCAGCCTGTGCCTGAGCAGCAGCGCGCTCGGTGGCGATCAGCTCGGCACGCTGGTGATACTGGCCTCGACCGTGCTGCTGGGCCTGACCCTGTTCACCTCGATGCTCGATGCGCGCTTGCAGAGCAGATCTGCCCATCTGGCGGCCTCGCTGCAAACCGCCAACGCCCAGCTGCAGGCCGCCAACCAGGAGTTGCAGCAGCGCGCTTTTGTCGACACCCTCACCGGCCTGCCCAACCGCCAGCTGTTCGATGACCGCCTCAAGCACGCGCTGGCCCGCCAAGCCCGGGCCGGCCGCAACGATCGCATGGCCGTGCTCTTTGTCGACCTGGACGGCTTCAAGCCGGTCAATGACAGCTTCGGCCATGCCGTCGGCGACAGGGTGCTGCAGGAAGTGGCCCAGCGCCTGCGCAACGCCGCCCGAGGCAGCGACACGGTGGCCCGCATCGGTGGCGACGAGTTCGTGCTGCTGCTCGAAGACCTGGATGAGGCCGGGGACGCCACCGTCTTTGCCCGCCGCATCGTGCAGTCACTGGGCAAGCCGATGCAGCTCGACGGCCGCCAGGTGCAGATCACCGCCTCGGTCGGCATCGCCCTGCATCCCGACCATGGCGATGGCGACAAGCTGCTGCCCCATGCCGACGCCGCCATGTACGCGGCCAAACGCGCCGGCGGCAACGGCCTTCTGATGTTCGAGCCGCATATGGACGCCGGCGCGGCCCAGCAGCTGGGCCTGCAGTTCGATCTGCGCCAGGCCGTGGCCGGCGGCCAGCTGAGCCTGCACTACCAGCCCAAGTTCGACAGCCGCCGCGCGCGCCTGAGCGGCGTCGAGGCCCTGCTGCGCTGGCAGCATCCGCTGCAGGGCAACATACCGCCGAATGTCTTCATCCCCATCGCCGAGCGCTCGGGTCTGATCAACGAGCTGGGCAACTGGGTCATTGCCGAGGCCTGCCGCCAGATGCAGGCCTGGCAGGACCAGGGCGTGCACTTGCGCGTGGCCATCAATCTGTCGGTGCACCAGCTGCGCCAGGACGACCTCACCAACCGCATCGCCCGGGCCCTGAAGGACCACCAGGTCGACGCCGCCATGCTGCTGTGCGAAATCACCGAGTCGGTGGCGATGGAAGACATCCGTACCACCCAGCAGGCCTTCGAGGGCCTGAGCCGCATCGGCGTGTTCCTGTCCATCGACGACTTTGGCACCGGCTACTCCAGCCTCAGCTACCTGCGCCAGCTGCCCGCCCGGCAGCTGAAGATAGACCGCAGCTTCATCCACGACCTCGAAACCAGCGCCGACGCCCGCGCCGTCGTCGATGCCGTGGTGCGCCTGGCCCATGCGCTGGGCCTCAGCGTCGTCGCCGAGGGCGTCGAAACCCAGGGCCAGTGCAGCATCCTGCTGCAGCTGGACTGCGACGAGCTGCAAGGCTTTCTGTTCGCCCGCCCCATGCCCGCCGACGAGCTCTTTGCCTGGGCCAGCGGCCAAAAACCCGATGCCGCCATCGGCTTCTCCCCCTCCGTCTTCAGCGGCCTCGGCCCGCCCTCCCGCTCAGGCTAG
- a CDS encoding integrase arm-type DNA-binding domain-containing protein, producing the protein MLTDTACKNATCPEGKARARLPDSRGLYLEVAPSGSKRWFAKYRFGGKEKRLALGSYPDVSLKSARKGRDDARNTRDSGTDPVQARKADKIAKAVSNATTYESVAREFHELKAAGWSDGHATKWIRMQELYLFPHLGPLAISTIKAPALLASLRKVESKGILSTAQDLQQMAGQVFRYGVQTGRCEHNPATDMKGALKPHVAKNFAAVIDPVKAGGLLRAIDEYSGQPTTVAALQLAALFFQRPGNIRAMEWSWINFEKAILTIPPAEMKRKKREKLNGRPHLVPLAAQAIATLKRVHPLTGHGRYVFPGARDHGRPMSDGTINAALRRLDFSNDDHVAHGFRAMARTMIAERIPGIPADMVEAQLGHGKTGPLGSAYDRAEYMQQRHQMMQTWADYLDRLRIGAEGIVSSLSETPNSDSSQPHFAKPGNR; encoded by the coding sequence ATGCTGACCGATACCGCCTGCAAAAACGCCACCTGCCCAGAGGGCAAAGCCAGAGCCCGCCTGCCCGACTCTCGGGGGCTGTATTTGGAGGTCGCGCCAAGCGGATCCAAGCGCTGGTTTGCCAAGTACCGATTCGGCGGCAAGGAGAAGCGTCTGGCGCTGGGCAGCTATCCCGACGTGTCGCTGAAGTCGGCCCGCAAGGGTCGCGACGACGCGCGAAATACCCGGGACAGTGGTACCGACCCGGTGCAGGCGCGCAAGGCCGACAAGATAGCCAAGGCAGTAAGCAATGCGACCACGTACGAGTCCGTTGCTCGCGAGTTTCATGAGCTCAAGGCGGCGGGATGGAGCGACGGGCATGCAACCAAGTGGATCCGCATGCAAGAGCTCTATCTGTTCCCCCACCTCGGGCCGCTGGCAATCTCGACAATCAAGGCCCCAGCCCTACTTGCATCCCTGCGAAAGGTGGAGAGCAAAGGCATTCTGAGCACGGCGCAGGATCTTCAACAAATGGCCGGGCAGGTCTTCCGTTACGGCGTACAGACCGGCCGGTGCGAGCACAACCCAGCGACCGACATGAAGGGCGCCCTTAAGCCGCACGTCGCCAAGAACTTCGCCGCGGTTATTGACCCCGTCAAGGCTGGTGGCCTGCTTCGGGCCATTGACGAATACAGCGGCCAGCCCACCACCGTTGCCGCCCTGCAGCTGGCTGCCCTCTTCTTTCAGCGGCCGGGAAACATCAGGGCAATGGAATGGTCATGGATCAACTTCGAGAAGGCGATCTTGACCATTCCGCCCGCGGAAATGAAGCGGAAGAAGCGCGAGAAGTTGAACGGCAGACCGCACCTCGTCCCGCTTGCAGCCCAGGCGATTGCCACTCTCAAAAGGGTCCATCCGCTGACTGGCCACGGCCGCTACGTGTTCCCTGGGGCTAGGGACCACGGCCGGCCCATGAGCGACGGCACGATCAATGCTGCGTTGCGGCGCCTCGACTTCAGCAATGACGACCATGTGGCTCACGGCTTCCGTGCCATGGCCCGCACCATGATTGCAGAGCGCATTCCGGGTATCCCCGCCGACATGGTGGAGGCACAACTTGGGCACGGAAAGACCGGCCCCTTAGGCAGCGCCTACGACCGTGCAGAGTACATGCAGCAGCGTCATCAGATGATGCAGACATGGGCTGACTATCTGGACAGGTTGAGGATCGGCGCGGAAGGCATCGTCTCCAGTCTCTCCGAGACCCCCAATAGTGACTCCTCCCAGCCGCACTTCGCCAAGCCTGGCAACCGCTAG
- a CDS encoding class III extradiol ring-cleavage dioxygenase yields MDTTPLPTLFISHGSPMTALEPREAGAFMKALGPAIDARFGRPRAIVVASAHSTAREPVLLAGAQHQAVYDFRGFSPELYTLRYDAPGAPALAGEVQALLAESGIQAHKLDQGGLDHGIWTPLRYMYPQADVAVLPLAFVPSQSPAQQFALGEALASLSRQGVLVIGTGSITHNLRMVFAGGQPPAIDAAEIPEAEAFRDWVAERSLARDWAALLDYRRQAPFAALMHPTDEHWLPWYVAAGAGGRAFAPQRIHASLTFGCLGMDAYAFGPEATRLSHL; encoded by the coding sequence ATGGACACCACCCCCCTCCCCACCCTGTTCATCTCCCATGGCTCGCCGATGACGGCGCTCGAGCCCCGTGAGGCCGGCGCCTTCATGAAGGCGCTGGGCCCGGCCATTGACGCCCGCTTCGGCCGGCCGCGGGCCATTGTCGTGGCCTCGGCGCACAGCACCGCGCGCGAGCCGGTCCTGCTGGCCGGTGCCCAGCATCAGGCGGTGTATGACTTCCGCGGCTTCTCACCCGAGCTCTACACCCTGCGCTACGACGCCCCTGGCGCTCCGGCTCTGGCCGGCGAGGTGCAGGCGCTGCTGGCCGAGAGCGGTATCCAGGCCCACAAGCTCGACCAGGGCGGCCTCGATCACGGCATCTGGACGCCGTTGCGCTATATGTATCCGCAGGCGGATGTGGCGGTGCTGCCGCTGGCCTTTGTGCCCAGCCAATCGCCGGCACAGCAATTCGCCCTGGGCGAAGCGCTGGCGTCGCTGAGCCGCCAGGGGGTGCTGGTGATAGGCACCGGCAGCATCACCCATAACCTGCGCATGGTGTTCGCCGGCGGGCAGCCGCCGGCCATCGACGCGGCCGAGATTCCCGAGGCCGAGGCCTTCCGCGACTGGGTGGCCGAGCGCAGCCTGGCACGCGATTGGGCGGCCCTGCTTGACTACCGCCGTCAGGCCCCCTTTGCTGCGCTGATGCATCCGACCGACGAGCATTGGCTGCCCTGGTATGTGGCCGCCGGCGCTGGCGGGCGGGCGTTTGCTCCGCAGCGTATCCACGCCAGCCTGACCTTTGGCTGCCTGGGCATGGATGCCTATGCCTTCGGCCCCGAGGCCACGCGGCTGAGCCATTTGTAG